aaactcaagcttgcgcttattatatggacgaagatgcggccagcaagcacacccaaataccttgaaaaaggtataatcaggttgttcattaaggagaacctcaatgggagtcttcatgtttaaaacacgagtgggagtacggttgatgagaaagcatgcagtggtgaaagcatcactccaaaaccgaaacggaacagatgcatgggccaaaagagtaagaccagcttcaacaatatgacgatgcttacgttcgactgaaccattctgctgatgtgtatgtggacatgctaaacgatgagctatcccaagcgactgaaagaaggagttgaggttgcgatactcgccccccagtccgactggacatgaacaattttgtgcttgagaagacgttcaacatgtttttgaaactgaacaaaaatatcaaacacatcagatttgcgtttaataaggtaaagccaggtaaagcgactataagcatcaacgaaactgatatagtaattatgaccactgacagaagtctgagcaggaccccatacatctgaaaacacaagttctaaaggatgtttcacctcacgactggactctgaaaaaggaagttgatgactcttcccctgctgacaagcatcacacactgctacatctttattactagacaaactaggaagctcatgacgacgcaaaatatgatggacaataggtgtggccgggtgaccaagacgagcatgccactgtgacggagagacccgaactccactgaaaacacgggcgacgccaggatgctccagacggtagaggccctggcacaaccgcccactaagaagaatgtccctcgtgccccgatccttaataaaaagatcaaaagggtgaaattcacaaagcacattattatcacgtgtgagtttaggaactgaaagaagattacgggtcacagatggaactcgaagaacattgcgaagctgaagactcctattggcatgtctagtgagaagagatgcttgaacaatatgagagatgtgcatacctgctccattggcggtgtggatcttgtcggagccatgatagggttcacgagtgtgaagcttccccatctcgctggtcagatgctctgtcgccccagagtccatgtaccagtgtggatcaatggagtaggactgagtgtgtccctgttgcttctgcggcgcgggacgatcagccatggcgacctgacgggcattgttgcgtgtatctttgccgtcattgccaagaccaaggaagcttcgctggaagcgcttatgacacttggaggcccagtgcccatcgcggccacaaagctggcacacacgtggaccgccagcccccggtaaggtcgcagtaggtggggggccgaggcgggcgacggtggcagccccaagggagaccggggtgatgaagaagagcggccacccttggtggcggcgttggccgagagggagccagtgcccctggagcggcgtgtctcgacccgttgctcagtgagaaggagccgagagaaaacctcgtgtgccagcatgggtgtcgagttgccccgctcgttgatgatctcgactaaggcatcatactcctcatcaagaccattgacaataaacgagttgaactcggagtcggtgaggggttgtccaatggaggccaatgtgtcggcgaggcccttgaccttgttgtagaactcagtggcagtggagtcaagcttctgacactctccaagctgacgacggagtgcagagacacgagcctgggactgcgctgcaaaggtgcgctcaaggatggtccaggcctcatgagacgtcttcgcgaagacaacaaggccggcaactgccggcgagagcgacccctggatggaggagaggttcgcctggtcctgccccgtccagacgcgatgggccggattgtagaccggaccgtgcacgctgtctaccagtgcgggtgggcagggaagcgatccgtcgacgtagcctagcaggtagtgactccccaagagcgggagaacctgcgcacgccagaagatgtagttgtcggcggagagcttgatggtgatgagatgaccgaagtgaaacggcggcggcgaagacgatcccatcgagggggctgcctggggtgcaaacaccatggaggcagccggaggcaccgaagccgatgcgggaggaggcgggaccgcagccagggcggacgccgcaaagctcgcggccgggtcggacgccgcaaggcccgcggccggggcggacgccgccaaccccgccagcggggcggtgtgatccgcttgcggtaggagcggcgggacgacgcccgcggagtccgcagcggacggcggcgccgcggtgtggaccacgaggtcgcgcccaagcgagggcgccggcggcgtggagtagacggagccgatgctcctggtcccgatcggagccggaacggcgacggcatcgagcgggaggttgagcagagccgcaagagaggccgggaggaaccccgcagtagtggaaccggtggtggcggcgctcgacatggcggcggtgaaggcggcggcggctgcggcggcggtgcgggtattagggtttggaagcggaagcgatcgtaacctagcgtgataccatataagacaataagttttgggggaaccagcacaaccctctaggggtggcttatctcattatatataatggatgtgttacaatacgtacataagtacagaagctatacatagtctaacattgGGGTTGatattttattttggtattgtagtcggaccatgagtgtattggatgattgtaatgttatttatgtactttgtgtgacgtggcgagtgtaagccaactatgtacctttttccctattatctatttacatgggttgttgtaaagattaccttacttgcgacattgctttcaatgcggttatgcctctaagtcttgcttcgacacgtaggagatatagccgcatcgagggtgttacactaagGACGCGGGGCAGGTAGGTGGCCTTGTTCcgcatctagttgatggaggtatTTCCAtccttcagtatgctgatgatactatcatctttatgtagcacgacttggcaaaagcaagaaacatgaagattctgttatgcttatttgaacaattgtccgGGCTCAAAATTAACTTTCACAAGAGCGAATTGTTTTGTTTTGGAAGAGCTAATGATAACCAGGAGGCTTATAAACAATTGTTCGGTTGTGAATTGGGCACGTTACCGTTcacgtacttaggtatacccattcatcatcgtaagctgactAAATGCATCGAAGATcgttttgaaaagaaactgagctgttggaaagggaagctcatgtcatacggaggacgaTTAATTTTGGTTAATTCGGTCCTTaccagtatgcctatgtttctcctatTCTTTTTCCAGGTCCCGGTGGGTGTCAGGAAAAGGTTAAACTTCTATCGATCTCgattcttttggcagagtgatgagcttAAACGAAAGTATAGGCTTTCTAAGTGGGATATAATCTGTAGgccgaaggaccaagggggtctaggaaTTGAAAATCTGGAAGTCAAAAACATATGTCTCCTTAGCAAGCGGCTATTTAAACTTTCGTCAGAGGCAGAGGCTACTTGGGCACAAATTCTACGTAATAAGTATCTTCATGCTAAAACCCTGCCCCAGGTGACTGTGAGGCCCTCTGACTCACCTTTCTGGAAAGGCTTGATGAGAGTTAAACAACTCTTTTTCAACAAGACAAGATTCATAGTCGGGAATGGAGCTAATACGAGGTTCTGtgaggatacgtggcttggggagaaCCCCCTTGCACTTCAATATCCTACACTGTACAACATTGTTCAACGTAGAGAAGCCTACGTTGCAACCGTTTTACAATCCACTCCCCTCAATATTAGTTTTCGGAGGACGCTAGTTGGAAATCGTTGGGAGGCCTGGCTTCATCTTGTAAGACGTTTCATGGATGTACAGCTGTCCCAGCAGCCAGATCAGCTGTATTGGAAACTTACTAAGAACGGCGTGTtctcggtcaaatccatgtatctggatgtcatAAACTCTAGCGTCATTCCTTCCTCCATGTACGTTTGGAAAGTAAAGGTACCCTTgtgaatcaaagtgtttatgtggtttgtgcataaataaGTCATTTTGACTAAGGATAATCTGGCAAAATGCAACTGGGTGGGTTCTGCTAGATGTAGTTTTTGTGACCATAACGAAaatatcaaacacctctttcttgattgtccGTTGGCTAAGATTCTATGGCGGTCGATTCATATTGCGTTTAATATTAATCCGCCCACCTCTATCAACATGTTATTTGGAACGTGCCTTGATGGGATTGATTCCGATACAGCGAGGCACATTCGTGTTGGCGTTTGTGCTTTACtttgggcagtctggaactgcaggaatgatttAGTTTTTAATAGATCAACGAACATTTACTTTTTGCAGGTTGTCTTCAGGGCCACGGCATTCATCCGTATGTGGACGCTACTCACTCCGACAGAGGCCAGGGAGTGTTTggttactgcgtctacccgatgggagatggtagctcgggatattttcaaccggtttggatggcggtcatgtaatagaataggcatgtagtgctcctattttatttgccagccggttgtggctttttgtCTTAGCTCTTTTGAGCTTTTGTTTTTTTCACACTTGGAGACTTGGAGACTTGTTGCTGGACTATCGTTTTAATTTTATGAGCCTTATGCATCTATCTGATGTAGAGGCTAGGGTAAAACCCCTTTTCGTAAAAAAAAAAACTATTACTGTTGGATTGCACCTGCCACGCGTGCGCGTCGGAACTCTGAAATGCGAGAACAGAAGTACGTACGTACTAATAGCTAATAACGCGTGTTTATTGTTGTATAtcaactagtacaaatgcccgtgcgttgcaacgggcgaaAAAATTACAAAACCTAAAAAATTGTGACAAACAGTGGTTCGAAACTTGGAAGGCCAAAAGATTGTTCGATAAAGAGCACATTGGCAAGCACATTTGAAATAGCAAAACAGAATGCTATGTGATAAGAAAAAATTCTGTTATTCACCTAGACATTAAAAAAAAATCGCAAGTCACTCTGATCCATTCTGTGTTATTTACTGCACTACAATTTATTGACCAACAAAATAAAGACCAAGAAGCAATGAATCTGGAGATTCCTGACCTTGATGCAACAAAGGAGACACGGCTATATGTGGTTCTGCTCGGTAGCCCATAAGTACATCATGAGATCCTTCTTATTGCTCCTGTACGTCGTCTCATTCAGACAACTGTAGCTACTAACATCAATCAACATTCCTTCCAAGCACTTGAATTCGGTAGACACTATCAATGCCTTGGAGTGCATTGGATCTAAAGGCAGCCTAGCCATCTACCCACTGGATTTGACAGCTTACACTGATCAATCAAATAATTTATCATAATAACCTGAATAAACCCACATCATGTAAGTAATATGATATCTCaattaggtgtgtgtgtgtgtgtgtgtgtgtgtgtgtgtgtatgtgtgtgcccGTGTAGCTGGTCTATTTGCAAATGAAACTGCTCCAAGAAAATTTCAATTAGAGCTAGGTGATAGTGACAGATTGCTACATATATATGTGAACCTGTATTATCGTACAGTCAATACATACTTGAGCTAGCTGATAGTGACAGATTACTACatctatgtgaacctttattatcctACTCTGCTTCTCTTGATCCTCTTTGCCTTGCTATAAAGCTCGGTTTTGGAAACTTAACCCTGAACTTCCAAAACATGCTTTCATTTTCCAAAAAGGAAGTAAATTTGTTTGGCATGATCAAGCCAAATCAACCTCATCCATCTTGGTCCCTAGCTCAAATGATATAAAGTTGAGGCAACTGACCTTTTCCACTTTACAGGTAGATTACAGTCTGCATAACCCTGAGCTACAGAAAACCACACTCTTTGATATATCATTCCTTCTTCTATAGAAAAGATCATAAATGTAATGGCTTCTTGAAATGCGGAAAATTGGGTAGAGTGCTTCGCACTTTCTCTTCCTGTCACGTGTATCATTTTCAGCTGTGCGTGCAGATCATATTAGTACTCATCCTGTAGTATGAAATATCAATCGACATCTGAAAAGGTCAGATCGATAGATAGCATGCTTAATAACATGCATACCTTCTCTAATTTTGGCATCCAACTCACAGATTGTGGGTTCAATAAGCACCCACCCTTCAGTATATTCGACACGGCCTATCTTTATCTTAGGCATACTATCACAAGGGGTGTCCTAAGGCAGGCTTGGAATGCACAAACCTGAGAAACAATAGAACATATGCCTTGTCTGGGAATTGCAACTTATAATTATTAAAAGGAACTGTCACATACATAAACTAATCAGACCAACAGGCACTCAATTGACTGAACAAAACACTCTCATTAAGCGATTAACTATCTCTTATGATATCTATGGTATAATAGAATAAACAAATCAGAAAAGCAATATATGATGACTGAAACTGGTTGTTTGCTATCAAGAAAAGTAGTGGTGTTGCAGCAAGATGATCTGAATGTAaatcaaatggagctgaattttaacCGTGCTTCTTGCGGCTAGTTCATCTAGCGATGGAATATGAGTAAACCATCTAGCTTAACATAACTATTTAATAGGTTCAGTTTTTATTCCTGTCAAATCTGAATATAAATACCACAACAGTTACCAACTTCATGATGTGTGTATCAGGACCACATAAACTTTCTGGAGTTTTCATGCCAATACTCCAATTCTGGAGTTTGCATACCGATACTCAAAGTAAAAAAGGTACATCATACATTTTTCCGGAGTGTTGATCAAAATTTCCAAAAACAGCAGCCCGTTGATATTTGGAAAAGAGGTTTTAGCTGAACCATATCTTCAAGCAAGTTAACTCTCAATCACGTGTCAGGCGTACAACACATTACTTCCTCGGGGTCGCTAGAACTAAATTTAACAGTACGAATAGCATATATAGGTAATTTCTGACGGTCATCACAATACAGCAAACCAAACAAATAGAACATCTTTGTGACGGCGAAATTATAGGAAATCAGTATGATTCTATCTATATCCGACCAGAAGGTACAAGTTACAGTAAGCAACCGAAGAATATATAAAATCCTATCAAAACTCATGCTCTTTTCAAATTTCAGTTTCAAAAAGATTACAGTAAGCAACCGAAGAATATATAAAATCctataaaaactcatgctcttttcAAATTCTAGTTTCAAAAAGATACTAAACATAACAAACATGTCGCAAAAAGCCATCAAAACAAGCCGATCAATCAATTCAGATCAAATTCTACTAACACGTCCATCTCCCGTGTTCATCCAGAAGGAAGCAGAAATAGGCGTCCTGACAGTCAGCGACACCAAGATAACCACAGGCGGCATGGCCGTCAGCCCGACACCAAGGTTCTTGACCAATTGTCGAGCTGAATGTTGTGTGTACTTGTATTAGTTAAAACTGACCCATTCGCTGTACGATTTTATCTTTGAAAGATGGTTGGAAGAGAAATCTTATTTATATGTAGGTTAATTCTGCAGATGACAGGTAATGGTTTTGCTTGTTTGCAACCTGCAACATCTTAATTTCTTTACTTTGCACATGAATATGTACATGGATGGAATTTGACAGCATAACATCATCTATATATTACAAAATTTGATAGGCCCATGCAATTTGACAGCGATGTATCAGAACACTTTGTTAACCAATGGTTTCTGCAACTCAAGTACATGGGGAATGAGTGATTTCTGCAGTTCAAGAACATGGCGATTGAGGACCAGATCGTCGGGAATTAGGAAAAGAGAGGAGATGAATGGATTACCTGATGGTGATGAAGTCCTCATTCGTACGCCACCCCTGGCCTTGTTGGTGTCGCCCGACCGGCCGGCTTTGAATCCCTCCGTCTGCAGCGCACGTCCTCCGTGgctcggctccggcgagctcctgccTAGGACACCGCACCTCCCctcctttcttccttcttctctCCCTCATCTCCATTCTTCTTTCTGCCCAGGAGCCGCGGATGCCATAGATCTGCCAGGGAAACCACGCTCCAGCCTCCCTCTCATCACCGGCGACCTCTGCCTCGCCGCCCGCCTCCGAATCGGCCTCCCTCATCATCACCGGCGACCCTTGCCTCGCTGCCCGCCTCCGAATCGGCCTCCCCAACCTCTGCCGCACACGGAGCTTTTGTTTTTTTCACACTTGGAGACTTGGAGACTTGTTGCTGGACTATCGTTTTAATTTTATGAGCCTTATGCATCTATCTGATGTAGAGGCTAGGGTAAAACCCCTTTTCGTAAAAAAAAAACTATTACTGTTGGATTGCACCTGCCACGCGTGCGCGTCGGAACTCTGAAATGCGAGAACAGAAGTACGTACGTACTAATAGCTAATAACGCGTGTTTATTGTTGTATATCAATATCATGGTTTGTTTGACGGCATTGTTGGGATGGGTATCATGGTTTCAGTCGTACGTCGTCTACATGTGGAGCCCGTCGGCAGGACCCGCCGGCGACGCGCAGTCCGGCCACCGCGCCAACCGCCTCGGCCGCCCGGCCTCCGGTCCGGCGATGTCATAATCGGCGTCATCGATACCGGTGCGGGCGACAAGCGCACGACTCGCATCGTGAGTCGAGACAGACACTGCCTGCATTTCATTTTTCTGATTTGCTGTCTCCTTCACGCGTCTGGCCGGAGTCGCCGAGCTTCGACGACGCCGCCGGGATGCGGGACGTGCCGGCGAGATGGCGAGGGGTGTGCATGGAGGGCCCACGCTTCCACAAGAGCAACTGCAACAGGTGCTGTAAtaacaagaaaagaaaaaacacTTGCAATGTGCACCTTGTGACACGGCTGAACTTGTGCCATCGTGTGCCGCAGGAAGCTCATCGGCGCGCGGCACTACGGCAAAAAGGCCTCCTCGCCGAGAGACGACGTTGGCCACGGCACGCACTGCGCGTCAACGGCCGCGGGCGCGGCCGTGGAGGGCGCGGACTACTACGGCCTGGTACGGGGGCGGCGCGCCGGCCGCACGCGTGGCCTCGTACAAGGTGTGCACCACGGACGCGTGCCTGGGCTCGGCGCTGCTCAAGGCCATCGACGACGCCGTCAGCGACGGAGTGGACGTGATCTCCATCTCCATCGGCACATAGCGCTCGGCGCCTTCCACGCGCACGCGCACCAGAGGGGCGTCCTCATCGTCTGCTCCTCCGGCAACGACGGGCCCGACCCCTACACACGTCGCCAACTCCGCGCCGTGGATCCTCACCGTCGCCGCCTCCACTATCGACCGCGCCTTCCAGTCCAGCATCGTCCTCGGCAACGGGAAAGTCCTCAAGGTACGCGTCGCCATGGCCATCGCCGTGCTACACTGCTTCGTATCCCTCAACCTCAACGCGACGCGCCATGCCATGTCTGGGAGTCGGCATAAACTTCTCAACCAGAGCCTCGGCGGAGAGCGCTACCCTCTGGTGTTTGGGGCCCAGGCGGCAGCCCGGCGCGCGACGGTGGCCGAGGCAAGGTACATATATCAAGACCATTTTGAAGACGTCAAGTTACTACGTTTTACAATGTTGATCGCTGATCAGTCTGTGACGGCTGCATTGCAGCAACTGCAGTCCAGGATCGCTGCGCGCGCGCAAGGTGGACGGGAAGATCTTGGTGTGCGTCGCCACGGACTTGACGGTGTCGCGGCGGATAAAGAAGCTCGTCGCGGAGGACCTCATCACGGCGAACGTCAACTACCCGTCCATCTCCGTGCCGCGGCTCGCGGCCGGGAAGCCTGTCGCCGTGTCGCGCACCGCCACGAACGGGGAGCCGTCCAAGTCCGACTCGACGTACGTGGCGTCCGTCGAGGCGCCGGCGGGCCTGTCCGTGAAGGTATCGCCCCAGCGGCTGCTGTTCTCGAGGCGGTGCACGACGGCGGCGTACGAGGTGCGCTTCGCGGGCGCCGGGGCCAGCAAGGGGTACGCGTACGGCGCCATCACCTGGTCGGATGGCGCGCAGTCGGTCCGGACGCCTTTCGCGGTTAATGTTGTGTGATCCTCCTCTAGATGGAGAAGATACTCGGTCAAAATCACGGCCTGCCTGCCTCTGTTGCATGCAGCATAGCTGGTGGGGTAGTCATGCACTCATGTTTTATGGCTTCCTGTAGGCCCGCAAAATGTAACTCGAGTAGATTAGGTTCCTAATTACAAATAACACCCCCAATCATTTCTTTACTCTTTGTTTCCCTCAAGTACCGTTGATCAACTAACTAATCGTGCATCTGATCTACGGATCGAATCCTTGTCACAGCTTCTTATTAATGTAAGAAAGAATTATTTAATTCAAACACAAACCGACcttagctcagttggtagagcggaGGACTGTAGTGTTGCAGATCAATCCTTAGGTCGCTGGTTCGAATCCGGCAGGTCGGACACTCTTGAcattttttttcttcctttctttttttGAGGGTGCTTTGTGGCTGCCAaggttagactagccacagtgggagtaacttcaataGTAACATcgggtccaactcagcaaatttgtttATGtgacaatgagttaatgaggagagagctagttgtagtaacttagctagttactgtaacatcacatgttccaatgcaatatgagtctataacctaataaatgaatctttgcatgttatcacacttaagttactacccactataaaggtagtaatatagtccagggatatgtgtatgttactctcAATTGTGACTAGTCTTATAGCGAGCGATCCAGCACAGATGGGTCGCTGGAGATTGGTTTGATGGGGTCGCATGCCTAGACACCAAAGTCGACCAAGATCGGCACGCCGGGTAAAAAAGTGGTGACCAAGGATGATGGGCCGGCCTCGGGCAAGGTGGCCATGGAACAATGCAGAGGTGTCAGGGACGGGGCAGGTATTGGCGAGCCTGCTCGAGTATGCATGTGATTGGTGAAGAAGaagagaaataaaaataataaagaaaCAAAAAATGCTTCGTGGTGAGCTGAATTGTATGTCACAGACGCAGAATCATTGACCGGACATGCTTGGACACTCCTCGTACTCATTTCATATACTCTCTccgttttttagtctgcatataagatttgagcaaagtcaaactttataaagtttgacaactttgttgaaaaaatatcaacatctacaatactaaagctatacgtatgaaaattaatttcatgatgcatctaacaatattaATTTTATATTATGAATCttaatatatttttctataaacttagttaAAGTTTAACTCTGACCAAATCTCATATACAGAGTAAAAAGAGACGAAGGGAGTACGAGGGCAATATGAGGGGTGCCAGGCAATAATAAAAACATTTAAGGAGACTTTGAGAGGTTTGGTTAGATCAATTATTTAGTTTGTCTGGTTAATGGCTCTGCGTTCTGATCAATTTGAGGAGCCCGCTTACAGATGGTTTTACTCTCTCTATTTAAAAATACTCGTGGGAGAGAAATTGATAAGGCATCTATTTTCCGACGAGTATTTTCCGCACGGAGGATGAGATTTTTGTGCAAAATAGTAAAATTCCCCACCTGAACCAGTTCCTCGCTCCTTTCCCTGACACGCCGGCCGTCGCTCGCTCGTACACGGCGACTTCGCCGGCGACTTGCGACGACGACTACCACCTCGAGCGCGTGCTCCTCCTTGACCGCAAGGCAGCGCAGGAGCTGTACTCGTCAAACGCCCTCAGCTTCTTCCTCGCGCTGCATGAAGGTCGCAGCCCACCTAGCGAGATGCCCACTTCCTCCCCCTCGTTTGTGTCGGCGGAGGAGGAGATGAGGAACTGGGCGGAGCTGCCGCCGGACGCGATCTCAACCATCCTCCAGAAGCTCGACCACGTCGACATCCTGATGGGGGCCGGTCAGGTGTGCCGCTCCTGGCGCGGCGCCGCCCGCGACGAGCCCGAGCTATGGCGCCGCATCGACATGCTGGGCCACGCCGACCTCTCCCCCGAGCTCAACCTCCACGGGATGGCGCAGGCCGCCGTCCGCCGCAGCGCGGGGAGATGCGAGGC
The Triticum dicoccoides isolate Atlit2015 ecotype Zavitan chromosome 3A, WEW_v2.0, whole genome shotgun sequence genome window above contains:
- the LOC119272770 gene encoding uncharacterized protein LOC119272770; translated protein: MEVPVGVRKRLNFYRSRFFWQSDELKRKYRLSKWDIICRPKDQGGLGIENLEVKNICLLSKRLFKLSSEAEATWAQILRNKYLHAKTLPQVTVRPSDSPFWKGLMRVKQLFFNKTRFIVGNGANTRFCEDTWLGENPLALQYPTLYNIVQRREAYVATVLQSTPLNISFRRTLVGNRWEAWLHLVRRFMDVQLSQQPDQLYWKLTKNGVFSVKSMYLDVINSSVIPSSMYVWKVKVVFRATAFIRMWTLLTPTEARECLVTASTRWEMVARDIFNRKLIGARHYGKKASSPRDDVGHGTHCASTAAGAAVEGADYYGLRSAPSTRTRTRGASSSSAPPATTGPTPTHVANSAPWILTVAASTIDRAFQSSIVLGNGKVLKVRVAMAIAVLHCFVSLNLNATRHAMSGSRHKLLNQSLGGERYPLVFGAQAAARRATVAEASNCSPGSLRARKVDGKILVCVATDLTVSRRIKKLVAEDLITANFLAPFPDTPAVARSYTATSPATCDDDYHLERVLLLDRKAAQELYSSNALSFFLALHEGRSPPSEMPTSSPSFVSAEEEMRNWAELPPDAISTILQKLDHVDILMGAGQVCRSWRGAARDEPELWRRIDMLGHADLSPELNLHGMAQAAVRRSAGRCEAFWGDYTDDHDFLLYLADQAPSLKSLRLISRYNFDKVLKEMIVKFPLLEELELSLCSDVGESGVFGVVGKACPQLKRFRLNKDVFYDFEASDNDRDDEAMGIATMHELRSLQLFANRLTNKGLTAILHNCRHLESLDIRHCFNVCMDNTLRAKCDRISTLRLILPRLSDVRMRGQFVRRQTSDRGFPRIISSSSMDAQDDLSAIENQVCKLSDVRMRGQFVRRQTSDRIISSSSMDSRRDLSAIENQVRKLIDDLRSDSIEGQRSATSEIRLLAKHNMENRIVIADCGAINLLVGLLHSPDAKIQENAVTSLLNLSISDNNKIAIVNAYAIDPLIHVLETGNPEAKENSAATLSSLSVIKENKVRVGRSGAVKPLVDLLVSGTPQGKRDAAIALSYLSIIHENKGRIVQADAVKQLVKLMDPALGMIDKAVAVLANLAMIPEGRTAIGETRGIPALVEVVELGSPRGKENAAAALLQLCTNSSRYCSVVLKEGAVPPLVTLSQSGTLRARETVCHFLQQNLHLEENHLQNHFAKNMYLLQAQALLSYFRSQRHGSSLSVSKWLTGAAYL